A single genomic interval of Gossypium raimondii isolate GPD5lz chromosome 11, ASM2569854v1, whole genome shotgun sequence harbors:
- the LOC105804635 gene encoding low-specificity L-threonine aldolase 1, with protein MVARTVDLRSDTVTKPTETMRAAMATAEVDDDVLGADPTAFRLESEVAKITGKEAGLFVSSGTMGNLISVLVHCDIRGSEVILGDNSHIHIYENGGISTIGGVHPRPVKNNEDGTMDIDSIEVAIRDPRGELVFPTTKLICLENSHANSGGRCLSAEYTDRVGELAKKHGLKLHIDGARIFNASVALGVPVQRLVQAADSVSVCLSKGLGAPVGSVIVGSKSFITKARRLRKTLGGGMRQVGFICAAAFVALKENVEKLDGDHKKAKELAEGLNQIKGLKVDIAAVETNIIYVDIVEGSKITAEKLYKNLEEHGVLVMPKGLSRMRIVLHHQISSSDVHYTLSCFQQAFSGMHQENGSYSISTSRDVSYS; from the exons ATGGTGGCTAGAACAGTGGATCTTCGATCTGATACAGTAACAAAACCAACAGAGACAATGAGGGCTGCAATGGCCACTGCTGAAGTTGATGATGATGTCTTGGGAGCTGATCCAACTGCGTTCCGGTTAGAATCGGAGGTCGCCAAGATCACGGGCAAGGAAGCTGGTCTATTTGTCTCATCAGGCACCATGGGTAACCTCATAAGTGTTCTAGTTCATTGTGATATAAGAGGAAGTGAAGTCATTCTTGGTGACAATTCTCATATCCATATTTATGAGAATGGGGGTATTTCAACAATTGGAGGTGTACATCCAAGGCCAGTCAAGAACAATGAAGATGGAACAATGGATATCGATTCAATCGAAGTCGCTATTAGAGATCCGAGAGGAGAGCTTGTGTTCCCAACTACAAAGTTGATTTGCTTGGAGAATTCGCATGCCAA CTCCGGTGGTAGATGCTTGTCTGCGGAATACACCGACAGAGTTGGAGAGCTAGCTAAGAAGCACGGCTTGAAGCTTCACATCGATGGGGCTCGCATTTTCAATGCATCAGTG GCACTTGGAGTTCCAGTTCAGAGGCTTGTACAAGCTGCGGATTCTGTCTCG GTGTGTCTATCAAAAGGTTTGGGTGCTCCAGTTGGATCAGTCATTGTTGGTTCGAAAAGCTTCATTACCAAG GCTAGGAGACTTCGGAAAACCTTAGGTGGTGGGATGAGGCAGGTTGGCTTCATCTGCGCTGCCGCTTTTGTTGCTTTGAAAGAGAATGTTGAAAAGCTTGATGGTGATCACAAGAAGGCAAAGGAGTTAGCAG AGGGCctaaatcaaatcaaaggtCTAAAAGTGGATATTGCTGCAGTGGAAACCAATATT ATATATGTTGACATAGTGGAGGGCTCAAAAATCACAGCAGAGAAACTATACAAGAATTTAGAGGAACATGGTGTACTTGTAATGCCAAAGGGCCTATCCAG GATGAGAATTGTCCTCCACCACCAAATTTCATCAAGTGATGTGCACTACACTTTGTCGTGCTTTCAG CAAGCTTTCAGTGGTATGCACCAAGAAAACGGGAGCTACTCGATATCAACATCTCGGGATGTTTCATACTCGTAA
- the LOC105804636 gene encoding cell division cycle 5-like protein: MRIMIKGGVWKNTEDEILKAAVMKYGKNQWARISSLLVRKSAKQCKARWYEWLDPSIKKTEWTREEDEKLLHLAKLMPTQWRTIAPIVGRTPSQCLERYEKLLDAACARDENYEPGDDPRKLRPGEIDPNPESKPARPDPVDMDEDEKEMLSEARARLANTRGKKAKRKAREKQLEEARRLASLQKRRELKAAGIDTRQRKRKRKGIDYNAEIPFEKRPPPGFYDVADEDRPVEQPKFPTTIEELEGKRRVDIEAQLRKQDIAKNKIAQRQDAASAILQANKLNDPEAVRKRSKLMLPEPQISNHELEEIAKMGYASDLLAGNEELAEGSSATRALLANYSQTPRQGVTPLRTPQRTPAGKGDAIMMEAENLARLRESQTPLLGGENPELHPSDFSGVTPKMQVQTPNPMLTPAATPGGTGLTPRIGMTPSRDGYSFGLTPKGTPIRDELHINEDMDLHDSAKLEQRRQADIRRNLRSGLGSLPQPKNEYQIVVQPPPEESEEPEEKIEEDMSDRIARERAEEEARQQALLKKRSKVLQRELPRPPSASLELIRDSLMRTDGDKSTFVPPTLIEQADEMIRKELLSLLEHDNAKYPLDEKANKGKKKGAKRSANGSIPSIEDFEEDEMKEADSWVKEEAEFLRVAMGHENESLDDFVEAHNTCLNDLMYFPTRHAYGLSSVAGNTEKLAALQTEFDHVKKKMDNDKLKAEGMEKKFNVLTQGYERRAATLWRQIESTFKQIDTAGTELECFQALQKQEQLAASHRINGLWEEAQKQKELEQTLQSHYGNLIAEIERIQKLMNVYRVQAQKQEEAAEKDHALESSEAPASQAAVPSSGLSEPAPSSEDVYSSLDGQPSLKIDMNVDSRELHATMDSETGGNMSGNVPLVVEDNGDNITKTPAQDAGTSSEVAAESVNPDTVSTKPESIEETLEGEGFTDHAKIDSTCVLGGDTAENQTAMEE, from the exons ATGAGGATTATGATAAAAGGAGGAGTATGGAAGAACACGGAGGATGAGATATTGAAAGCGGCGGTTATGAAATATGGGAAGAATCAATGGGCCCGAATTTCTTCTTTACTTGTTCGTAAATCTGCTAAGCAATGTAAGGCTCGTTGGTATGAATGGCTTGACCCTTCTATCAAAAAG ACCGAGTGGACAAGAGAAGAGGATGAAAAGCTGTTGCATCTCGCAAAGCTCATGCCAACACAATGGAGAACAATTGCTCCAATTGTTGGTCGGACTCCATCTCAATGTCTAGAGCGATATGAGAAACTCCTTGATGCAGCTTGTGCTAGAGATGAAAATTATGAGCCTGGTGATGACCCCAGGAAATTACGTCCTGGAGAGATTGATCCTAACCCTGAATCAAAACCTGCACGACCGGATCCTGTCGATATGGATGAGGATGAGAAAGAAATGCTTTCTGAAGCTCGTGCCCGGTTAGCTAATACTAGGGGTAAGAAGGCGAAGAGGAAAGCTAGGGAGAAACAACTCGAAGAGGCTAGGAGGCTTGCGTCTTTGCAGAAAAGGAGGGAACTTAAGGCTGCTGGGATTGATACAAGGCAacgaaagagaaaaagaaagggaatTGATTATAATGCTGAAATCCCCTTTGAGAAGAGGCCTCCTCCGGGGTTTTATGATGTTGCTGATGAAGATAGACCTGTGGAACAGCCTAAGTTCCCAACAACCATTGAAGAACTTGAGGGAAAAAGAAGAGTTGATATTGAAGCACAGTTAAGGAAGCAGGAtattgcaaaaaataaaattgcacaGAGGCAGGATGCCGCATCGGCAATATTGCAGGCCAACAAGCTAAATGATCCAGAAGCAGTGAGGAAGAGATCCAAACTTATGCTACCAGAACCTCAGATATCGAATCATGAACTAGAGGAGATTGCCAAGATGGGATATGCCAGTGATCTTCTTGCTGGTAATGAGGAACTGGCTGAAGGGAGTAGTGCTACTCGTGCTCTTCTTGCAAATTATTCCCAGACTCCACGGCAGGGAGTGACACCTTTACGGACCCCACAAAGAACACCTGCTGGAAAAGGTGATGCTATCATGATGGAAGCTGAAAATCTGGCTAGGTTGAGAGAATCCCAAACGCCTCTACTTGGTGGAGAAAATCCTGAGCTGCATCCTTCAGATTTTTCTGGGGTCACTCCTAAAATGCAGGTCCAAACACCCAACCCAATGTTGACTCCTGCGGCAACCCCTGGTGGTACTGGTCTTACTCCTAGAATTGGAATGACACCATCAAGGGATGGCTACTCTTTTGGTCTGACCCCTAAAGGAACTCCCATCAGGGATGAGCTCCACATAAATGAAGACATGGATCTACATGACAGTGCCAAGCTTGAGCAACGAAGACAAGCTGATATAAGAAGGAACTTGAGATCTGGGCTTGGTAGTCTTCCACAGCCAAAGAATGAGTACCAAATAGTCGTTCAACCGCCCCCAGAGGAGAGTGAAGAACCAgaggagaagattgaagaagacATGTCTGATAGAATAGCCAGAGAAAGGGCTGAGGAAGAAGCACGGCAGCAGGCATTGCTTAAGAAGAGATCAAAAGTGTTGCAAAGGGAGCTTCCAAGACCACCTAGTGCATCACTGGAACTAATTAGAGATTCTTTGATGAGGACTGATGGAGACAAAAGTACCTTTGTTCCTCCTACTTTAATTGAGCAGGCTGATGAAATGATAAGAAAAGAGCTTCTGTCCTTGCTGGAGCACGACAATGCTAAGTATCCACTTGATGAAAAGGCAAACAAAGGGAAGAAAAAGGGTGCCAAGCGTTCTGCTAATGGATCTATTCCCAGTATAGAAGATTTTGAGGAAGATGAAATGAAAGAG GCTGATTCGTGGGTAAAGGAAGAGGCTGAATTCCTTCGTGTGGCAATGGGGCACGAAAATGAATCTCTTGATGATTTTGTTGAAGCACATAATACTTGCCTAAATGATCTCATGTACTTCCCTACTCGTCATGCTTATGGTCTGTCAAGTGTGGCTGGAAATACGGAGAAACTTGCAGCCCTGCAGACTGAATTTGACCATGTGAAAAAGAAGATGGATAATGATAAGTTGAAAGCAGAAGGCATGGAGAAGAAGTTCAATGTTCTCACACAGGGTTATGAG AGACGGGCTGCAACACTTTGGCGTCAGATTGAATCAACCTTTAAGCAGATTGATACTGCAGGAACAGAACTAGAGTGTTTTCAAGCATTACAAAAGCAGGAGCAGCTAGCAGCTTCACACAGAATAAATGGTCTCTGGGAGGAAGCTCAGAAACAGAAAGAGCTTGAACAAACCTTACAAAGTCACTACGGGAATCTCATAGCTGAGATAGAAAGGATACAAAAGCTCATGAATGTATACAGAGTACAAGCACAAAAACAAGAAGAGGCAGCTGAAAAGGATCATGCTCTTGAGTCGTCTGAGGCTCCAGCAAGTCAAGCTGCTGTGCCAAGCTCAGGACTTTCTGAGCCTGCACCTTCCTCGGAGGATGTTTACTCTTCTCTTGATGGCCAGCCAAGCCTGAAAATTGATATGAATGTTGATTCCCGAGAACTGCATGCTACTATGGATTCGGAAACAGGTGGAAACATGTCTGGTAATGTGCCTTTGGTTGTGGAAGACAACGGAGATAATATCACAAAGACACCGGCTCAGGATGCTGGAACAAGTTCTGAGGTTGCTGCAGAATCTGTAAATCCTGACACAGTCTCTACCAAACCGGAAAGCATCGAAGAAACGCTTGAAGGTGAAGGTTTTACTGATCATGCCAAGATTGACAGTACATGTGTCTTGGGTGGAGATACTGCTGAAAACCAAACTGCAATGGAGGAATAG